One Candidatus Melainabacteria bacterium DNA segment encodes these proteins:
- a CDS encoding acylphosphatase, translated as MAKAILLIKGRVQGVGYRWSTREKADALGLRGWVRNLKDGSVEACALGDRAVVEALIDWCKEGPAHADVSSVEVSWADSQEAESGSELSAARFEIR; from the coding sequence ATGGCAAAAGCAATACTTCTGATAAAGGGTCGAGTGCAGGGCGTTGGCTATCGCTGGAGCACGCGCGAAAAGGCAGACGCCCTTGGGCTTCGCGGTTGGGTGCGTAATTTGAAGGACGGGTCTGTGGAGGCTTGTGCTCTTGGCGACCGAGCCGTCGTGGAGGCGTTAATTGACTGGTGCAAGGAAGGTCCTGCGCACGCTGATGTTTCATCGGTGGAGGTCAGTTGGGCCGATTCACAAGAGGCGGAGTCGGGGTCTGAATTGAGCGCTGCTCGCTTCGAGATTCGCTGA
- the dnaX gene encoding DNA polymerase III subunit gamma/tau, translating to MDNPIASASQPVLQTYQPLYLKYRPQSLADLVGQKSVAQTLTNAIDHSRISHAYLFTGPRGTGKTSSARILAKSLNCEAGPTATPCLTCASCLEIKAGNSPSVFELDAASNNSVDDARSLIERAPLVAQGGRYKLYIIDECHMLTKEAFNALLKTIEEPPPMVVFILATTEEHKVPPTIISRCQRLMFKLVNQKELVAHLRHISTLEEINILDEALELIARRSGGGLRDALGLLDQASLLSTKEKPVEVNDLLLLLGAVHEDILLQISTAVQNRDGQAVLAAANTLLMEGREPAILVLELAKHFLNLTKASYVNETGSLTAESLNTLVLGSPSYLQALVSQAKNFDRAELALMVEYLDKLEQTCRRSSQPVLSVEMGLLALCHRHDMTFVRDLDARLKTLESVMADDIARGPVTGVARPAAPATSNAGPTSHAAPPSAPRPNVGTHAAVPSHTQPRTESAPAHVQSDHRPSPSHTPAAAHAPAMGTHAHGAAADARPSHQSSTPKAVPGKSERHTEHSAPVEKAPAPTTTVSNKINEMMAAAGFGAPSTSSFKSGSGSSSSSSSSSSGDKARSSGFPAPAAKVPMEAPPGDSSYDDVEPEEQTRIATPVIRPPVEEPSLEVLEAQGDVIAEIDDYDILPKPISAPAQEPLPLAAPPINTPPASASEDEEEEEEEEEEAPIESDDYDDGIPPAPIVVEDPALKSQAAAAQPTINESTPSRTAAAPSAPATSSAPAATPPSGGEDIDQFWSEVKENLQKRHLPTFSIVSVHAFPVALDNGDLVLGVRKEYFQKQLETKIDHLKAACAAASGRTMNVRIKVIADNAPAPAAASKAPAARPKETRSAPADSEEGESRAPNSPPAANQSTAQSSSNARQPEGQSPVRTSHSSHIESRVGGNLINEAYKLFEGPGSRLIG from the coding sequence ATAGATAATCCAATTGCGAGCGCTTCTCAGCCCGTGCTTCAGACGTATCAGCCGCTTTATCTGAAGTACCGACCTCAGTCTCTGGCAGACCTGGTCGGTCAAAAATCTGTTGCGCAAACTTTGACCAACGCAATAGATCACAGTCGCATCTCCCATGCATATCTTTTCACCGGTCCAAGAGGAACAGGGAAAACCTCCTCGGCGCGAATTCTCGCCAAATCGCTCAATTGCGAAGCGGGTCCAACAGCCACGCCGTGCCTGACATGCGCATCGTGCCTGGAAATCAAAGCTGGCAACTCACCTTCTGTATTCGAGCTTGACGCCGCCTCGAACAACAGCGTAGACGACGCCCGCTCATTGATAGAGCGAGCCCCACTTGTGGCACAGGGCGGTCGTTACAAGCTCTATATCATCGACGAATGCCACATGCTCACGAAAGAAGCATTCAATGCCCTTCTGAAGACCATCGAAGAGCCACCACCGATGGTGGTATTCATTCTGGCAACGACGGAAGAGCACAAGGTTCCACCAACCATCATCAGCCGCTGCCAACGCTTGATGTTCAAACTGGTCAATCAGAAAGAACTGGTGGCACATTTGCGTCATATTTCGACGCTGGAAGAGATTAATATACTTGACGAAGCCCTGGAATTGATCGCCAGAAGATCCGGCGGAGGGCTTAGAGACGCGCTTGGTCTGCTCGATCAAGCCAGCCTGCTCTCCACGAAAGAAAAACCTGTAGAGGTTAACGACTTGCTGCTTCTTCTCGGCGCAGTACATGAAGATATACTGTTGCAAATCAGTACAGCCGTACAAAATCGGGATGGTCAGGCTGTTTTAGCTGCTGCGAACACTCTTCTCATGGAAGGTCGTGAGCCGGCAATTCTTGTACTGGAACTGGCGAAACACTTCCTGAATCTAACTAAAGCATCATATGTGAATGAGACAGGCAGCCTCACAGCAGAGTCGTTGAATACGTTGGTGCTGGGGTCACCTTCATACTTACAGGCGCTCGTTTCACAAGCCAAAAATTTTGACCGTGCCGAATTGGCATTGATGGTCGAGTATCTCGATAAGCTCGAACAGACGTGCAGGCGCTCCAGCCAGCCGGTTCTGAGCGTGGAGATGGGTTTACTGGCCCTGTGCCACCGACACGATATGACTTTTGTTCGAGATCTCGATGCCCGCCTCAAGACGCTCGAAAGTGTGATGGCTGACGACATCGCCCGGGGACCGGTAACAGGAGTGGCGCGACCAGCTGCGCCAGCCACTTCAAATGCAGGACCAACTTCACATGCAGCACCACCATCGGCCCCTCGACCGAACGTCGGCACTCACGCTGCTGTGCCATCGCACACGCAACCTCGAACCGAGAGTGCGCCGGCTCACGTTCAGTCAGACCACAGACCAAGCCCCAGTCACACTCCAGCAGCCGCTCATGCACCTGCTATGGGAACCCATGCTCATGGTGCCGCGGCCGACGCCCGCCCAAGTCACCAGTCATCGACACCAAAAGCGGTGCCGGGAAAATCCGAACGTCATACGGAGCACTCTGCTCCAGTTGAGAAGGCACCGGCTCCGACAACGACAGTTTCAAACAAAATCAATGAAATGATGGCAGCAGCCGGATTCGGAGCGCCATCGACAAGCAGTTTCAAAAGCGGCAGCGGAAGCAGCAGCAGCAGCAGCAGTAGCAGTAGTGGGGACAAAGCCAGGTCCTCAGGCTTTCCAGCGCCGGCAGCAAAAGTGCCGATGGAGGCTCCGCCGGGAGACAGCTCATACGACGACGTCGAACCCGAAGAGCAGACTAGAATTGCAACACCAGTAATACGCCCACCCGTGGAAGAACCCAGCCTGGAAGTGCTCGAAGCACAAGGCGACGTCATCGCCGAAATCGATGATTACGATATTCTTCCGAAGCCAATTTCAGCCCCTGCACAAGAACCACTACCTCTCGCAGCGCCTCCGATAAACACCCCACCCGCTTCTGCTTCAGAAGATGAAGAAGAGGAAGAGGAGGAGGAAGAAGAAGCACCAATTGAATCGGATGACTATGACGACGGAATTCCGCCAGCGCCTATTGTTGTTGAAGATCCGGCACTGAAATCTCAAGCCGCAGCAGCCCAACCGACGATAAACGAATCAACACCATCGCGGACAGCGGCAGCACCATCGGCGCCAGCCACCTCATCCGCACCAGCTGCGACACCACCATCGGGCGGTGAAGATATCGATCAATTCTGGTCTGAAGTAAAAGAGAACTTGCAGAAGCGCCACTTACCGACTTTCAGTATAGTCAGCGTTCATGCCTTTCCTGTCGCGCTGGACAACGGCGACTTAGTGCTCGGCGTGCGCAAAGAGTATTTCCAAAAGCAACTGGAAACCAAGATCGACCATCTGAAAGCCGCCTGTGCAGCCGCATCCGGACGCACAATGAATGTGCGCATAAAAGTCATTGCAGATAATGCCCCTGCCCCCGCAGCCGCATCCAAAGCTCCAGCAGCGCGTCCGAAAGAAACACGGTCAGCCCCGGCAGATTCAGAGGAAGGAGAGAGTAGGGCGCCAAACTCTCCTCCAGCTGCCAATCAAAGCACTGCGCAAAGTAGCTCCAATGCCAGGCAGCCTGAAGGGCAGAGCCCCGTTCGAACCTCACACTCAAGCCATATCGAGTCGCGCGTCGGCGGCAATCTGATTAATGAGGCTTATAAACTTTTTGAAGGACCAGGCTCCCGCCTGATCGGCTAA
- a CDS encoding CHASE2 domain-containing protein: MRLSLAPAKRLLPAGLKVHGRDGLLFQRLFWGAMAGCLATLLLAESPILESMELSMLEWRYKVADKISTIFPKQKKSQDICLVNFDDLSQFDMGVARFNDSASQEKLAEALKVIESGQPTMVVLDLDLRGATNPELISTIKRFRNVIVALFGSLEGSTELPAAEFLSHAASYGYDELIHEQNGLVCRLPINYRGIDNNTEGFTAEGLAPVPSLTEAVIDYYRRVKGVGPPSQFFSVPSDQPLYMSYRRIDYPTISLRDTVQPDFDPSMFRDRIVIVGSTFTQRHNDVKKKSPFQESVPDINLHADAISTLLNDDVIYSFPKNISHHLLLLIGAAFGAVASILPLGMRTAAYLFTSMSLVVVAQLAFQVFHLALPTASPLAVLTLGFSLGTFIYLDTDLRQRNRELAQARESMQVRAEEERQRIAEDLHDETLPALSSVARMADRLAHELEDNPVPSLMREKLDHAVVEMRRVINDLHPSVLETMGFKPAIENLVAICARETGIESNFEDGDGRSDYNMTNFTKLQLYRIVQESLNNVQKHSGASIVELNIRENDGYLFIVVTDNGKGINFKAIRKDAHGLLNVRQRAQLVGAIVEWKKPEKYPTGTELRLKIPVVETPTTGEA, translated from the coding sequence ATGAGGCTATCGCTGGCGCCCGCTAAACGCCTGCTTCCCGCCGGACTAAAAGTACACGGACGCGACGGACTCCTGTTCCAACGCCTGTTTTGGGGTGCCATGGCAGGCTGTCTGGCGACATTGCTCCTGGCAGAATCGCCCATCCTGGAATCGATGGAACTTAGCATGCTCGAGTGGCGGTACAAAGTGGCGGACAAGATCTCAACAATTTTTCCAAAGCAAAAGAAATCGCAAGATATATGTCTTGTGAATTTCGATGATTTATCGCAATTCGATATGGGTGTAGCGCGCTTCAACGACAGCGCCTCTCAGGAGAAGCTAGCAGAGGCACTCAAGGTAATTGAAAGCGGGCAACCGACGATGGTTGTGCTCGATCTTGACTTGCGAGGCGCCACCAATCCCGAACTCATCTCTACCATCAAGCGGTTTCGCAACGTCATAGTGGCACTGTTCGGCAGCCTCGAAGGAAGCACCGAATTGCCAGCCGCCGAATTTCTTTCACATGCAGCCTCATATGGTTATGACGAACTGATTCACGAGCAAAACGGGCTGGTCTGCCGCTTGCCCATAAATTATCGCGGCATCGACAATAATACTGAAGGATTCACAGCCGAAGGGCTGGCACCGGTTCCTTCGCTCACCGAGGCGGTGATCGACTACTATCGGCGCGTCAAAGGCGTCGGTCCGCCCAGCCAATTCTTTTCGGTCCCTTCAGACCAACCTTTATATATGAGTTACCGGCGCATCGATTATCCGACTATTTCCCTGCGAGATACGGTGCAGCCTGATTTCGACCCATCTATGTTTCGCGACCGCATCGTCATCGTCGGTTCGACGTTCACTCAACGTCACAATGATGTGAAGAAGAAGAGCCCGTTTCAAGAGTCCGTGCCGGACATAAACCTGCATGCCGACGCCATTTCTACACTCCTTAACGACGACGTGATTTACAGTTTTCCGAAAAATATCTCACACCACCTGTTGCTTCTTATTGGTGCCGCATTTGGTGCAGTTGCTTCCATTCTGCCGCTTGGCATGAGAACCGCGGCCTATCTGTTCACCTCAATGAGCCTGGTCGTAGTGGCTCAGCTGGCATTCCAGGTCTTCCATCTCGCTCTGCCGACCGCCTCACCACTGGCGGTGCTGACACTGGGATTCAGCCTGGGCACATTCATTTACCTGGACACGGACTTGAGGCAAAGAAACAGAGAGTTAGCCCAGGCACGCGAGTCGATGCAGGTGCGCGCCGAAGAGGAACGCCAGCGCATTGCTGAAGACTTGCATGACGAAACCCTGCCGGCGCTATCTTCCGTAGCGCGCATGGCCGATCGGCTCGCCCACGAGCTCGAAGACAATCCTGTGCCCAGTCTGATGCGTGAGAAGCTGGACCATGCTGTTGTTGAGATGCGTCGCGTTATAAACGATTTGCATCCGTCTGTTCTTGAGACCATGGGCTTCAAACCGGCCATCGAGAATCTTGTCGCCATTTGCGCCCGAGAGACGGGCATTGAAAGCAATTTCGAAGATGGAGATGGGCGCTCAGACTACAACATGACCAATTTCACCAAGCTGCAACTTTACAGAATCGTCCAGGAGAGTCTTAACAACGTCCAGAAACACTCGGGTGCCTCGATAGTAGAACTAAATATCCGTGAAAATGACGGTTATCTTTTCATCGTTGTGACGGACAATGGAAAAGGTATCAATTTTAAGGCTATTCGTAAGGATGCCCACGGGCTGCTCAACGTTCGCCAGAGAGCACAATTAGTTGGCGCTATAGTCGAATGGAAAAAGCCAGAAAAATATCCCACAGGAACCGAATTGAGGCTTAAGATACCAGTCGTAGAAACTCCAACCACGGGTGAAGCTTGA
- a CDS encoding ribosome biogenesis GTPase Der, producing the protein MAKPVVAIVGRPNVGKSTFFNRCIGARHAIVDDSPGVTRDRLYRETDWAGRQFLLVDTGGVIPNSSESIQNEVFDQVTLAVDEADVIIFMVDGKTGISGADEEVANLLRRSKKPIIVAVNKIDEPKEQPNAMEFYGLGLGDPHTLSAMRGSGGVGDLLDKVVSLFPPETRKSVDLDNLSQNGEAAEEEEEQGPLSLAIVGRPNVGKSSLVNVLVGTNRSIVSNVPGTTRDAIDSQIKFQGKEYILVDTAGIRRKSRVDYGIEAFAVVRSLRALERADVVILILDATQEISDQDQKIAGKIDEAGRACVIVVNKWDLIDEKTSKLMKQFTENVRSELRSIAFSEVIFTSAINKQRVTKIIEAADRAHAMTKKRIGTGLLNQIVNESVALVPPPSSKRGKRLKVYYTTQVSTAPPTFILFANDDKLMTKNYEAYLERKLREAFGFEGTPIRIVTRAKKDNR; encoded by the coding sequence ATGGCCAAACCAGTGGTCGCAATCGTTGGTCGCCCCAACGTCGGCAAATCTACATTCTTCAATCGCTGCATCGGTGCTCGACACGCAATCGTCGACGACAGCCCCGGCGTCACACGTGACCGCCTCTATAGAGAAACCGACTGGGCTGGTCGCCAATTTCTGCTCGTAGATACAGGCGGCGTCATTCCCAATAGTTCCGAATCAATTCAAAACGAAGTCTTCGATCAAGTCACACTGGCGGTTGACGAAGCCGACGTAATCATTTTCATGGTCGATGGAAAAACAGGAATATCAGGCGCGGACGAAGAAGTGGCCAACCTTCTGCGCCGCAGCAAGAAGCCGATTATCGTAGCCGTGAACAAAATCGACGAGCCTAAAGAGCAGCCTAATGCCATGGAATTTTATGGACTTGGGCTCGGAGACCCGCATACACTCTCGGCTATGAGAGGAAGTGGTGGAGTCGGTGATTTGCTCGATAAGGTAGTGTCTCTATTTCCTCCCGAGACACGCAAATCCGTCGACCTGGACAATCTCTCACAAAATGGCGAAGCAGCCGAAGAAGAAGAGGAGCAAGGACCGCTCTCGCTCGCCATCGTGGGCAGACCAAACGTCGGTAAGTCTTCACTCGTAAATGTACTCGTAGGAACAAACCGCAGCATCGTCTCCAATGTGCCGGGCACCACGCGCGATGCTATTGACTCGCAAATAAAGTTTCAGGGGAAAGAATATATACTCGTCGACACCGCAGGAATTCGCCGAAAATCGCGGGTAGACTACGGCATTGAGGCATTTGCCGTAGTGCGTTCACTGCGAGCCCTGGAACGAGCAGATGTCGTAATTTTGATCTTAGATGCGACGCAAGAAATTTCAGACCAAGATCAAAAAATCGCCGGCAAAATCGACGAAGCAGGTAGAGCCTGCGTGATCGTCGTCAACAAGTGGGATTTAATCGACGAGAAAACTTCCAAGCTGATGAAACAGTTCACTGAAAACGTGCGCTCAGAGTTGCGCAGCATCGCCTTCTCGGAAGTTATTTTCACAAGCGCAATCAACAAGCAGCGCGTCACCAAGATTATCGAAGCAGCAGATCGCGCACACGCAATGACCAAGAAGCGAATTGGAACCGGGCTTCTCAACCAGATCGTCAATGAATCTGTGGCCCTCGTTCCACCACCGTCATCCAAACGAGGCAAGCGCTTAAAAGTGTATTACACGACGCAAGTATCGACCGCGCCACCAACATTCATACTGTTCGCCAATGACGACAAACTGATGACAAAAAATTATGAGGCGTATTTAGAAAGAAAGTTGAGAGAGGCGTTTGGTTTCGAAGGAACGCCGATTAGAATAGTGACCAGAGCAAAGAAAGACAATCGCTGA
- a CDS encoding trypsin-like serine protease — translation MTPEETENIRIYKQANRAVVNISSQTTAEDVYLNLVPKEGFGSGTIISSDGYILTNNHVINGATSVRVTLFDGSSYPATLVGDDPPNDLAVIKINVPPGMKLTTIAFGDSSNLEVGRRVLAIGNPFGYDRTMSSGIISSLGRTLRTEKGRLIKGIIQTDAAINPGNSGGPLLNSAGQMIGITTAIFSNTGSSTGIGLAIPINIAKRIVPELIAHHGVSRPDLGIELYERTDKGLRIIRLDPNGPAAIAGLSGPKLVIYKDGDFVFRSIDRSLADIITGIDGTPVKTLDDLLSYVEQKKAGQVVTLTVLRSGKSVKIPVKLSLVSSA, via the coding sequence ATGACGCCGGAAGAAACCGAAAATATCCGTATATACAAACAAGCAAACCGGGCCGTCGTAAACATCTCCAGCCAGACGACAGCCGAAGACGTCTACCTCAATCTCGTGCCCAAGGAAGGCTTCGGCTCGGGAACGATTATTTCAAGCGACGGATACATCCTCACCAACAACCACGTCATTAACGGAGCCACGAGCGTGCGTGTGACGCTCTTCGACGGCTCGAGCTATCCAGCCACACTGGTCGGCGACGATCCTCCTAACGACCTGGCTGTGATCAAAATCAACGTCCCGCCGGGCATGAAACTCACCACCATTGCCTTCGGTGACTCATCCAATCTGGAAGTCGGACGCCGCGTGCTCGCTATCGGTAATCCGTTCGGCTACGACAGAACAATGTCTTCGGGAATTATCTCAAGCCTCGGTCGAACGCTTAGAACCGAGAAAGGAAGATTGATCAAAGGCATAATTCAGACTGACGCCGCCATCAATCCCGGCAATTCAGGCGGTCCGCTGCTTAACTCAGCAGGACAGATGATTGGCATAACCACTGCAATCTTCAGCAATACAGGTTCTTCAACCGGCATCGGTCTGGCGATTCCCATCAATATAGCCAAACGAATTGTGCCCGAACTGATTGCCCACCACGGCGTCAGCCGTCCGGACCTGGGCATCGAACTGTACGAACGCACAGACAAGGGACTGAGAATTATCCGACTGGACCCGAACGGTCCGGCTGCAATTGCTGGATTGAGCGGTCCCAAACTGGTAATTTATAAGGACGGCGATTTTGTCTTCAGAAGCATAGATCGCAGTCTGGCTGACATTATCACCGGTATCGACGGTACTCCCGTCAAAACACTCGATGATTTGCTCTCATATGTAGAGCAGAAGAAAGCTGGTCAAGTGGTTACACTGACTGTATTGCGCTCAGGGAAGAGCGTCAAAATTCCAGTAAAATTGTCACTCGTAAGTTCAGCATAG
- the plsY gene encoding glycerol-3-phosphate 1-O-acyltransferase: protein MGSIPTGFWLIKALKGIDIRQFGSGSTGATNVWRAAGPAAGIFTFFFDTIKGYIPVAAAVYLDTHGYESEWAFAYPHLVPSIVAAAALVGHSRSVFLKFSGGKSAATGLGTLLALSPMGGLCTFLTWMLIVKLSGYISLASILGVGSCPFWFYAFHASVPAIGYCIFGFIYVTYRHKANIQRMLKGTEPKITDKKKVDTTETSSKLPDTTSSTTESTT, encoded by the coding sequence ATGGGATCGATTCCTACGGGCTTCTGGCTGATCAAGGCTCTGAAAGGAATCGACATTCGTCAGTTCGGCAGCGGCTCGACAGGCGCCACCAACGTCTGGCGCGCGGCTGGTCCAGCAGCCGGAATCTTCACGTTTTTCTTCGACACGATCAAAGGCTACATTCCCGTAGCAGCGGCAGTCTATCTCGACACACACGGCTACGAATCGGAATGGGCTTTCGCCTACCCGCATCTGGTACCGTCTATAGTGGCAGCGGCGGCCCTTGTCGGCCACAGCAGATCCGTGTTTTTGAAATTCTCAGGCGGTAAGAGCGCCGCGACCGGACTGGGTACTCTTTTGGCTCTCAGCCCCATGGGTGGCTTATGCACTTTCCTGACCTGGATGCTTATTGTTAAACTGAGCGGATATATCTCTTTAGCATCGATACTGGGAGTTGGCTCGTGCCCATTCTGGTTTTATGCTTTCCACGCGTCAGTTCCCGCCATCGGCTATTGCATCTTCGGCTTTATCTACGTGACTTACAGGCACAAAGCGAACATACAACGTATGCTTAAAGGAACGGAACCTAAAATCACAGACAAGAAAAAAGTTGACACGACTGAAACATCAAGCAAGTTACCTGACACCACATCTAGCACTACCGAATCAACTACCTGA
- a CDS encoding response regulator transcription factor produces MSRILVIDDDQAIAELVKVNLELLGHQVTTANDGIKGLALAQQNRPDLVVLDVMMPDLDGFTVCQRLRQNPTTHPIPVLMLTALGMTKDKVTGFDSGADDYLVKPFEIPELQVRIRALLRRSGSVPQSSTLPEILHAGEITLIPENLQAKVKERIVKLTPTEFEILHCLMQHHGQTVSTGKLLEEVWGYSPDDDVDTIRVHIRHLRTRLETSDRKYIKTVYGGGYQLISDGFERAAGEA; encoded by the coding sequence TTGTCAAGGATTCTCGTAATAGACGATGATCAAGCCATCGCCGAGTTGGTAAAAGTCAACCTGGAGCTGCTCGGGCATCAGGTCACTACAGCCAACGACGGTATCAAGGGATTGGCTCTCGCCCAACAGAATAGACCGGACCTGGTCGTACTCGACGTGATGATGCCTGACCTGGACGGTTTTACCGTCTGCCAGCGTCTTCGCCAGAACCCCACCACTCATCCGATCCCAGTTTTGATGCTCACCGCCCTCGGCATGACCAAAGACAAAGTGACAGGCTTTGATTCCGGCGCCGACGATTACCTGGTCAAACCTTTCGAAATTCCTGAACTGCAGGTGCGCATCAGAGCCCTGCTGCGCCGCTCCGGCTCCGTGCCGCAGTCGTCAACTCTGCCGGAAATTTTGCACGCAGGTGAAATAACGCTAATCCCAGAAAATCTGCAGGCGAAGGTAAAAGAGCGCATCGTCAAATTGACACCGACAGAGTTCGAAATTCTGCATTGCTTGATGCAACACCACGGTCAAACCGTTTCCACCGGCAAATTGCTGGAAGAAGTCTGGGGCTACTCGCCCGATGATGACGTGGATACAATCCGCGTACATATCAGACATTTGCGCACTCGTTTGGAAACATCAGATCGCAAATACATCAAAACAGTCTATGGCGGTGGCTACCAGCTCATTTCTGACGGATTCGAGAGAGCCGCCGGCGAAGCCTGA
- a CDS encoding MBOAT family protein — MLFNSLQYLVFLPTVFLLFWLLPHRARVPLLLVASYVFYMTWRPIYGLLILGLTVANWLLVNRLGKSETKKKAWLTATVTVNLVTLAIFKYLNFGLDTIKDGLALAGVNWHEPHLHILLPLGISFFVFEFIHYAVEVYRGKPVVKSLIDFGLFASFFPTQIAGPIKRYQDFIPQLSIPAKFKWEYVDEGMQMILMGLGKKVLIADNLAMVVQAGFSHPENFSSLDLWLITYAFAFQIFFDFAGYTDIARGSAMLFGYKVPINFNLPYLAANVADFWHRWHISLSTWLRDYLFIPLGGSRGGKWLNYRNLFLTMTLGGLWHGAAMHFLAWGAYQGALLILHKEYSRGLERAGVASKLLSSKLYHVVSVIVTFHIVCLGWVLFRADDLNIAGKIIAKLAQAPEALAHFSSSQLAVLQIRDPIIFPSLVLIVPALMVSHLVVNWLNDKKFYQSPPWAVQVAVMVVLMCVLTIFSPDSSPKFIYFQF, encoded by the coding sequence TTGCTATTCAACAGTTTGCAGTACTTGGTGTTCTTGCCCACAGTATTTTTGCTGTTCTGGCTGCTTCCACATCGCGCCCGCGTGCCACTGCTCTTGGTGGCAAGTTATGTGTTCTACATGACCTGGCGTCCGATTTATGGATTGCTCATCCTTGGCTTGACCGTCGCTAACTGGCTGCTCGTCAACCGGCTCGGCAAATCGGAAACTAAGAAAAAGGCATGGCTCACCGCGACCGTCACGGTCAACTTAGTTACTCTGGCAATCTTTAAATATCTGAATTTTGGTCTCGATACCATCAAAGATGGTCTTGCTCTGGCTGGCGTCAATTGGCATGAACCTCACCTCCACATTCTCCTCCCGCTCGGTATTTCGTTCTTCGTATTCGAGTTTATTCACTATGCGGTTGAAGTTTACAGAGGCAAACCAGTAGTCAAATCGCTCATCGATTTTGGCTTGTTCGCATCCTTCTTCCCCACGCAGATCGCAGGTCCGATCAAACGCTATCAAGACTTCATTCCGCAGCTCAGCATTCCAGCTAAGTTCAAATGGGAATACGTCGATGAAGGTATGCAGATGATCCTCATGGGTCTCGGCAAAAAAGTTTTGATTGCAGACAACCTGGCAATGGTTGTGCAAGCAGGCTTTTCACACCCGGAGAATTTCTCTTCCTTAGATCTCTGGTTGATCACCTATGCATTCGCTTTCCAGATCTTCTTCGACTTCGCCGGATACACAGATATCGCCCGCGGTTCCGCAATGTTGTTCGGCTACAAAGTGCCGATCAACTTCAATTTGCCTTACCTGGCTGCGAACGTAGCTGACTTCTGGCACCGTTGGCACATCAGCTTGTCCACATGGTTAAGAGACTACCTCTTTATTCCTCTGGGCGGTTCACGTGGCGGCAAGTGGCTGAACTACAGAAACTTGTTCCTCACCATGACACTGGGCGGTCTGTGGCACGGAGCTGCCATGCACTTCCTGGCATGGGGCGCATATCAAGGCGCGCTGCTCATCTTGCACAAGGAATACTCAAGAGGGCTGGAAAGAGCTGGAGTCGCTTCAAAACTTCTCAGCTCCAAGCTCTATCACGTCGTTTCAGTCATCGTGACATTCCACATCGTCTGTCTCGGCTGGGTATTGTTCCGCGCTGATGACTTGAACATTGCCGGTAAGATCATTGCCAAGTTGGCTCAGGCTCCAGAAGCTCTGGCACACTTCAGCTCATCGCAACTGGCTGTTCTTCAGATCCGTGATCCAATCATCTTCCCTTCGTTGGTTCTGATTGTTCCTGCGTTGATGGTCTCTCATCTGGTCGTCAACTGGCTGAACGATAAAAAGTTCTACCAGAGCCCACCCTGGGCAGTGCAGGTAGCCGTCATGGTTGTCCTCATGTGCGTGCTGACAATCTTCAGTCCAGATAGTTCACCGAAGTTCATTTACTTCCAGTTCTAA
- a CDS encoding response regulator transcription factor — MTIMIVDDEERDRMWLKNLLVQNFPSDQPIHEAHDGQQAVDMALKIKPNLVFLDIKMPNLSGIKAAEAILQKLPETGVIMLSNFSDEVYVRQLWKIVPPNGVFGYVLKNASNEQVVEAAKAVMSGDCWIHPGIARVIQRTQNRATSLTSAEYEALVCIALGMTDHAIAKRLYLTEKAVQSRLKSLYAKLGIPGRGESHESEFNQRCRACYVATRRGLINQTELDDWESKLDEKKGGPAQV, encoded by the coding sequence ATGACGATTATGATCGTTGATGATGAAGAAAGAGACAGAATGTGGCTTAAGAACCTTCTGGTTCAGAACTTTCCGTCGGATCAACCCATCCATGAAGCTCACGACGGGCAGCAAGCCGTTGACATGGCACTGAAAATCAAGCCCAATCTGGTCTTTCTCGACATCAAAATGCCGAACCTGTCGGGTATCAAAGCGGCAGAGGCGATTTTACAGAAGCTGCCGGAGACCGGCGTAATCATGCTCTCAAACTTTTCCGACGAGGTTTACGTCAGACAGTTATGGAAGATTGTGCCTCCAAACGGCGTTTTCGGTTACGTCCTCAAGAACGCCTCGAACGAGCAAGTCGTGGAAGCTGCAAAAGCCGTCATGTCCGGCGATTGCTGGATACATCCGGGTATCGCCCGCGTCATTCAACGCACCCAGAACCGCGCCACCAGTTTGACAAGCGCAGAATATGAAGCCCTGGTCTGCATCGCTCTGGGTATGACCGACCATGCCATCGCCAAACGACTCTATTTGACGGAGAAGGCGGTTCAATCACGCTTGAAGTCTTTATACGCAAAATTGGGAATTCCAGGTCGCGGCGAATCACACGAAAGTGAATTCAATCAGCGCTGCCGAGCCTGCTATGTCGCCACTCGCCGCGGATTAATCAACCAGACGGAGTTGGACGATTGGGAATCAAAACTCGACGAAAAGAAAGGGGGGCCTGCTCAGGTCTAG